One Luteimonas sp. MC1825 DNA segment encodes these proteins:
- a CDS encoding EAL domain-containing protein has translation MTDFPHESPALEDEVQALLATLRHAEDRLQELTAGQIDAITDAGGRTILLQRAQEDVRRVDAARRTAILNSLPANIALLDGSGFIVAVNESWRQFGRSNGLKGSSADVGANYLDACQDAHGDRSDGATGIADGLLSVLERAATGFDAIYPCHSPDIDRWFQMTATPVSDDQASGVVVMHVDITDRKLHEIALQASEAEQRESTRQLSLERARLVAAQRVAKVGSWETDLATMAVLWSAESYRIHEVDPEVAVTRNDLLELVHPADKARVDIELRALLSSREPKVMRHRLLLPGGRVKFLEKRWQVDFDEDGRPLRLIGTCQDITARCLDEERIKRLNRGYLVLSQVNGLIVRVRDRDELFQGACRIAVESGGFLLAWIGRVDVVGASVVPVASAGNCPAAALPVERGFPLDDLAQPCTLTVHTREAVIVNDLASDVRFMRPGIEPANGILSLVFLPIIVGGEVVAVMSLHASDVDYFDDAEIALLTEVANDIGFAIDHIGKSETINYLAYFDALTGLANRSLFLERAAQCLRGTTAGVLALVDLERFKSINDSLGVHAGDDLLRQIATWLGRQLGDPTLLARVGPDHFAFVLTDGDRPGDAAPGLGRLIKAFHEHAFLLDGAPFRIAAKFGIATFPEDSGTAGGLLQKAESALKNAKAAGKRYLFYTQKMTDSIARQLVQENQLRHALDNREFVLHYQPKVNVDSGRVVGAEALIRWNDPRTLTMTQPAQFIPILEQTGLIIEVGRWAMRTAIDDYLRWLRAGLPAVRIAVNVSPLQLRDPAFVDDVRELISVDPLAPAGLELEITESMLMSDIEQSIETLHALRGMGVRIAIDDFGTGFSSLGYLAKLPVDTLKIDRSFIDDMGRSAQGLSLVSTMISLAHSFKLRVVAEGVETEEQSSLLKLLRCEEAQGYLHGRPLPVSEFESRFLLAGMPAR, from the coding sequence GTGACCGACTTCCCCCACGAGAGCCCCGCGCTCGAAGACGAGGTGCAGGCGTTGCTGGCCACGCTCCGGCACGCCGAGGACCGCCTGCAGGAACTCACCGCCGGACAGATCGATGCCATCACCGATGCCGGTGGCCGCACCATCCTGCTGCAACGTGCGCAGGAAGACGTGCGCCGCGTCGATGCCGCGCGGCGCACGGCCATCCTCAACAGCTTGCCGGCGAACATCGCGCTGCTTGATGGCAGCGGTTTCATCGTGGCGGTCAACGAGTCGTGGCGGCAGTTCGGGCGCAGCAATGGACTGAAGGGGTCATCGGCCGACGTGGGGGCCAACTACCTGGATGCCTGCCAGGACGCCCACGGCGACCGTTCCGACGGCGCCACAGGAATTGCCGACGGCCTGTTGTCGGTACTCGAACGTGCGGCGACGGGCTTCGACGCGATCTACCCCTGCCATTCGCCGGACATCGACCGGTGGTTCCAGATGACGGCCACCCCCGTGAGCGACGACCAGGCAAGCGGCGTGGTGGTCATGCACGTCGACATCACCGATCGAAAGCTTCATGAAATCGCGCTGCAGGCCAGCGAGGCCGAGCAACGCGAGTCCACCCGCCAGCTGAGCCTGGAGCGGGCGCGGCTGGTCGCGGCACAGCGCGTGGCCAAGGTGGGCAGCTGGGAGACCGATCTGGCGACGATGGCCGTGCTCTGGTCGGCGGAAAGCTATCGGATCCACGAGGTGGATCCGGAGGTCGCGGTCACGCGCAACGACCTGCTCGAACTGGTCCACCCGGCGGACAAGGCGCGGGTGGACATCGAGCTGCGGGCGTTGCTGTCGTCGCGCGAACCCAAGGTGATGCGCCATCGCCTGTTGCTGCCCGGCGGCCGCGTCAAGTTCCTCGAAAAGCGCTGGCAGGTGGACTTTGACGAGGACGGGCGTCCGCTCCGACTGATCGGCACATGCCAGGACATCACCGCCCGCTGCCTGGACGAGGAGCGGATCAAGCGCCTGAACCGCGGCTACCTGGTTTTGAGCCAGGTCAATGGACTGATCGTGCGCGTGCGCGACCGCGACGAGCTCTTCCAGGGTGCCTGCCGCATCGCGGTCGAATCCGGCGGCTTCCTGCTGGCGTGGATCGGGCGCGTGGATGTGGTTGGTGCCAGCGTCGTGCCGGTCGCCTCGGCGGGCAACTGCCCCGCGGCCGCGCTTCCGGTGGAGCGCGGGTTTCCGCTGGACGACCTCGCGCAGCCCTGCACGCTGACCGTGCACACCCGTGAAGCAGTGATCGTCAACGACCTGGCGAGCGATGTCCGTTTCATGCGGCCCGGGATCGAGCCTGCGAACGGCATCCTGTCCCTCGTCTTCCTGCCGATCATTGTCGGTGGCGAAGTGGTGGCGGTGATGAGCCTGCACGCCAGCGACGTGGATTATTTCGACGACGCCGAGATCGCCCTGCTTACCGAAGTCGCCAACGACATCGGCTTCGCCATCGACCACATCGGCAAGTCGGAAACCATCAACTACCTGGCCTACTTCGACGCATTGACCGGGCTGGCCAACCGCAGCCTGTTCCTGGAACGCGCGGCGCAATGCCTGCGCGGCACGACCGCCGGGGTGCTGGCGCTGGTCGACCTCGAGCGCTTCAAGAGCATCAACGACAGTCTCGGCGTGCATGCCGGCGACGACCTGTTGCGACAGATCGCCACCTGGCTGGGCCGGCAGCTGGGCGATCCGACCCTGCTCGCGCGCGTCGGCCCGGACCACTTCGCCTTCGTGTTGACCGATGGCGATCGGCCCGGCGACGCCGCACCCGGCCTGGGGCGCCTGATCAAGGCGTTCCACGAGCATGCCTTCCTGCTCGATGGTGCGCCGTTCCGCATCGCCGCCAAATTCGGCATCGCCACGTTCCCGGAGGATTCCGGGACCGCGGGCGGACTGCTGCAGAAGGCCGAGTCGGCGCTCAAGAACGCCAAGGCCGCCGGCAAGCGGTATCTGTTCTACACCCAGAAAATGACCGACTCGATCGCGCGCCAGCTTGTCCAGGAGAACCAGCTGCGACATGCGCTGGACAATCGCGAGTTCGTGCTGCACTACCAGCCCAAGGTCAACGTGGACAGCGGCAGGGTTGTCGGCGCCGAGGCGCTCATCCGCTGGAACGACCCGCGCACCCTGACCATGACGCAGCCGGCGCAGTTCATCCCGATCCTGGAGCAAACCGGCCTGATCATCGAAGTCGGCCGCTGGGCCATGCGCACCGCCATCGATGACTACCTGCGCTGGCTTCGCGCGGGGTTGCCTGCGGTTCGCATCGCCGTCAACGTCTCGCCGCTCCAGTTGCGCGACCCCGCCTTCGTCGATGACGTACGTGAGCTGATCTCGGTCGACCCGCTGGCACCCGCGGGACTGGAGCTTGAAATCACCGAGAGCATGCTCATGTCGGATATCGAGCAGAGCATCGAGACCCTGCACGCGCTGCGCGGGATGGGGGTGCGAATCGCCATCGACGACTTCGGTACCGGCTTTTCCTCCCTCGGCTACCTCGCGAAGCTGCCGGTCGACACCTTGAAGATCGACCGCTCATTCATCGATGACATGGGCCGCTCCGCGCAAGGCCTTTCGCTCGTGTCCACGATGATCTCACTGGCCCACTCGTTCAAGCTCCGGGTGGTTGCCGAGGGCGTGGAAACCGAGGAGCAGTCCAGCCTGCTCAAGCTGCTGCGCTGTGAAGAAGCGCAAGGCTATCTGCATGGCCGGCCCCTGCCGGTCAGCGAGTTCGAGTCGCGCTTCCTGCTGGCGGGCATGCCAGCCCGGTAA
- the rfbD gene encoding dTDP-4-dehydrorhamnose reductase — MERNHAIAVRDGSLPALWGGVECTINRVGDHWFSQLERSGHLGRSSDLDAIAGLGLRAVRQPVLWEQVAPDGLAAADWSWVDQQLPRIRHLGMEPIVGLLHHGSGPRHTSLVSPCFAAKLAAYAGAVAARYPWVTHYTPVNEPLTTARFSGLYGHWYPHGRDSATFWRALQAQCRATVLAMAAIREVQPAARLVQTDDLGRTWSTPRLAYQADFNNDLRWLAWDLLCGRVDASHALWSWLSHCCHAAPADVLWFAANACPPDIIGVNHYVTSERFLDERVERYPPPTHGGNGRERYADVEAVRVLAAPTGGIGPLLEEAWARYGLPLAVTEVHLHAPREDQLRWLAETWNAACQARHAGIDVQAVTVWALSGSRDWDCLLTRCDDHYEPGAFEVCGDTLRPTAIARLATQLATGVMSQHPVLSGPGWWRRPSRLLHPPVTLAQEFPERPAVGEGRAPVLITGATGTLGRAFARICVERGLDHQLLDRAQLDIADPGAVRRVLERYRPWALVNAAGYVRVDDAEADATRCYRENTEGPGHLAAECARAGIALLTFSTDLVFDGARCEPYMEDAQVAPLNVYGLSKARAERLVLERHPEALVVRTSAFFGPWDGHNFITTALRALRAGLPFDAASDQTISPTYVPDLVHACLDLLVDGEAGIWHLSNGHALTWADLARRAAAVVRTDTATLRPCTSGHLALAARRPRYSALGSQRACSLPTLDDALARWLAGSDHHLLDAA, encoded by the coding sequence ATGGAGCGCAACCACGCCATCGCTGTGCGCGATGGGTCGTTGCCGGCCCTGTGGGGCGGCGTGGAATGCACCATCAATCGGGTGGGTGATCACTGGTTCAGCCAGCTTGAACGCAGTGGCCACCTGGGGCGCTCGTCCGATCTGGACGCCATTGCCGGACTCGGGTTGCGCGCGGTACGACAGCCGGTGCTGTGGGAGCAGGTCGCGCCTGATGGACTGGCAGCGGCGGACTGGTCGTGGGTCGACCAGCAGCTGCCGCGGATCCGGCACCTCGGCATGGAGCCGATCGTCGGGTTGCTGCACCACGGCAGCGGCCCACGCCACACCAGCCTGGTTTCACCCTGCTTTGCCGCCAAACTGGCCGCGTATGCCGGCGCGGTGGCCGCACGTTATCCGTGGGTGACGCACTACACGCCGGTCAACGAGCCGTTGACCACGGCACGGTTCAGTGGCCTCTATGGGCACTGGTATCCGCATGGCCGCGACAGCGCGACATTCTGGCGCGCGCTGCAGGCGCAGTGCCGCGCGACGGTGCTGGCGATGGCGGCGATCCGGGAGGTGCAGCCGGCCGCACGCCTGGTGCAGACCGACGACCTGGGCCGCACCTGGTCCACGCCGAGGCTGGCCTACCAGGCCGATTTCAACAACGACCTGCGCTGGTTGGCCTGGGACCTCCTGTGCGGTCGCGTGGATGCGTCGCACGCGCTATGGAGCTGGCTGAGCCACTGCTGCCACGCCGCGCCGGCGGACGTCCTCTGGTTTGCCGCCAATGCGTGCCCTCCGGACATCATCGGCGTCAACCATTACGTCACCAGTGAGCGCTTCCTCGATGAGCGCGTGGAGCGCTATCCCCCGCCCACGCACGGGGGCAACGGACGCGAGCGGTACGCCGACGTCGAGGCCGTGCGCGTGCTCGCCGCGCCGACCGGTGGCATCGGTCCGCTGTTGGAGGAAGCCTGGGCGCGTTACGGTCTGCCGCTCGCAGTGACCGAGGTGCACCTGCATGCGCCGCGCGAAGACCAGCTGCGCTGGCTCGCCGAAACGTGGAATGCGGCCTGCCAGGCGCGGCATGCGGGCATCGATGTACAGGCGGTCACGGTGTGGGCGCTGTCCGGCAGCCGCGACTGGGACTGTCTGCTGACCCGCTGCGACGACCACTACGAACCGGGCGCGTTCGAGGTTTGCGGCGACACGCTGCGCCCGACCGCCATCGCGCGGCTGGCGACGCAGCTGGCCACGGGGGTGATGTCGCAACACCCTGTCCTGTCGGGCCCGGGCTGGTGGCGACGCCCCTCGCGGCTGCTGCATCCGCCGGTGACGCTGGCACAGGAGTTTCCCGAGCGTCCAGCCGTAGGCGAGGGCCGCGCGCCGGTGCTGATCACCGGCGCCACCGGCACGCTCGGGCGCGCGTTCGCGCGGATCTGCGTGGAGCGGGGACTCGACCACCAACTGCTTGATCGCGCCCAGCTCGACATCGCCGATCCGGGCGCGGTACGTCGCGTGCTCGAGCGCTATCGGCCGTGGGCGCTGGTGAATGCCGCCGGCTACGTGCGGGTGGATGACGCCGAAGCCGATGCGACGCGCTGCTATCGCGAGAACACCGAGGGTCCTGGCCACCTGGCGGCCGAATGCGCGCGCGCCGGCATCGCGCTGCTCACCTTCTCCACGGACCTGGTATTCGACGGCGCGCGCTGCGAGCCCTACATGGAGGATGCGCAGGTCGCGCCGTTGAACGTGTACGGGCTGAGCAAGGCGCGCGCGGAGCGGCTGGTGCTGGAGCGCCATCCGGAAGCGCTGGTGGTCCGCACCAGCGCCTTTTTCGGCCCCTGGGATGGCCACAACTTCATCACCACCGCACTGCGGGCCCTGCGCGCCGGCCTGCCTTTCGACGCGGCGAGCGACCAGACCATCTCGCCGACGTACGTGCCGGACCTGGTCCACGCCTGCCTGGACCTGCTGGTGGACGGCGAGGCGGGAATCTGGCACCTCAGCAACGGTCACGCGCTCACCTGGGCTGACCTGGCACGCCGTGCGGCCGCTGTGGTCCGCACCGACACCGCCACTCTCCGCCCCTGCACCTCCGGGCACCTCGCGCTGGCGGCCCGCAGGCCGCGCTACAGCGCGCTTGGCAGTCAGCGCGCCTGCAGCCTGCCGACGCTTGACGATGCCCTGGCCCGTTGGCTGGCGGGCAGCGACCACCACCTGCTCGATGCCGCCTGA
- a CDS encoding manganese catalase family protein — protein sequence MFMHNKRLQYTVRVEKGDPILATLMLEQFGGPQGELAAAMRYFTQALAEDDAGRKDMLYDIATEELSHLEIIGSIIAMLNKGAKGELAEGVEEMAEMRVLTGNSTSQTEAILYGNGPALVNSSGVPWTAAYIDTIGDPTADLRSNIAAESRAKLVYERLINVTNDPGIKDALTFLMTREVAHQKSFEKALYAITPNFPPGKLPGDPAFTDVYYDMSQGTGDELGPWNSGELWERVEDRDAQAAVDGGDGSASVGVTKKQQATLDKLAARTLSDPSADPITGADLGAGPGAGATSGKQL from the coding sequence ATGTTCATGCACAACAAGCGGCTGCAGTACACCGTCCGCGTCGAGAAAGGCGACCCTATTCTGGCGACGCTGATGCTTGAGCAGTTCGGCGGTCCGCAGGGCGAACTGGCAGCCGCGATGCGCTACTTCACCCAGGCGCTCGCCGAAGATGACGCCGGGCGCAAGGACATGTTGTACGACATCGCCACCGAGGAATTGAGCCACCTCGAGATCATCGGATCGATCATCGCCATGCTCAACAAGGGCGCCAAGGGCGAACTTGCCGAGGGTGTGGAAGAGATGGCCGAGATGCGCGTACTGACCGGCAACAGCACCAGCCAGACCGAAGCGATCCTGTACGGCAACGGCCCCGCGCTGGTGAACTCCAGCGGCGTGCCGTGGACGGCGGCGTACATCGATACCATCGGCGACCCCACCGCCGACCTGCGCTCCAACATCGCCGCGGAGTCGCGCGCCAAGCTTGTGTACGAGCGCCTGATCAATGTCACCAACGATCCGGGCATCAAGGATGCGCTGACGTTCCTCATGACGCGCGAGGTGGCGCACCAGAAATCGTTCGAGAAAGCGCTGTACGCGATCACGCCCAACTTCCCGCCGGGCAAGCTGCCGGGCGATCCGGCTTTCACCGACGTCTACTACGACATGTCGCAGGGCACCGGTGACGAACTCGGCCCCTGGAACAGCGGCGAACTGTGGGAGCGCGTGGAAGACCGTGATGCACAGGCGGCAGTGGACGGCGGCGACGGCAGCGCGAGTGTCGGCGTGACCAAGAAGCAGCAGGCAACGCTGGACAAGCTTGCGGCGCGCACGCTGTCGGATCCGTCGGCGGACCCGATCACCGGCGCTGATCTGGGCGCGGGCCCGGGCGCGGGCGCAACCTCGGGCAAGCAGCTCTAG
- a CDS encoding glycosyltransferase yields MASGFDGSHSSAIDTQEETSGQLAHPHMGSVVTHAQSASRERQVAASDDRRFPLIVHCHLRWDFVWQRPQQLFTRLAAHHPVLFIEDPLPCDGPPALEVSEPFANVVRLVPRLPQDAPADADGQWTLLLPIIQQALRSHPLLGGRFTDAVQWFYSPMSAPVLLGQFGTRGTVYDCMDELANFRFAPTDIAERERFLLSRADVVFTGGYQLYEAKSRLHSKVHFHGCGVDVGHYGRARLASTEVPAAVAHLPGPVFGYIGVIDERLDYGLIEALATQFPEGSVVMAGPLAKVERAELPDRPNIHWLGQQDYMALPALVKGFDVCLMPFALNQATRFINPTKTLEYMAAGKPVVSTAIADVVRNFTPVVAVGDTAADFLDAAAQAAHAPDPVLLRQGIARATDASWDATVAAMRGELLDAVRPVRITASAGAA; encoded by the coding sequence ATGGCCAGCGGATTCGATGGATCGCATAGCAGCGCGATCGACACGCAGGAGGAGACAAGCGGCCAGCTCGCGCACCCGCACATGGGCAGCGTGGTGACGCACGCGCAATCCGCATCGCGCGAGCGACAGGTGGCGGCCTCCGACGACCGGCGCTTCCCCTTGATCGTCCATTGCCACCTGCGCTGGGATTTCGTCTGGCAACGCCCGCAACAGCTGTTCACGCGCCTCGCCGCACATCACCCTGTGCTGTTCATCGAAGACCCGCTGCCTTGCGACGGTCCGCCCGCGCTCGAGGTGTCGGAGCCGTTCGCGAACGTGGTGCGGCTGGTGCCGCGCCTGCCGCAGGATGCGCCGGCCGACGCGGACGGCCAGTGGACACTGCTGCTGCCAATCATCCAACAGGCGCTGCGCAGCCATCCGCTGCTTGGCGGGCGTTTCACCGATGCGGTGCAGTGGTTCTATTCGCCGATGAGCGCGCCGGTGCTGCTGGGGCAGTTCGGGACGCGCGGCACGGTGTACGACTGCATGGACGAGCTGGCGAACTTCCGCTTTGCGCCGACAGACATCGCCGAGCGCGAACGCTTCCTCCTGTCGCGTGCGGATGTGGTGTTCACCGGCGGCTACCAGCTCTACGAGGCGAAGTCGCGGCTGCACTCCAAGGTGCACTTCCATGGCTGCGGCGTTGACGTAGGCCACTACGGGCGCGCGCGGCTGGCGTCGACGGAGGTGCCCGCGGCGGTGGCCCACCTGCCCGGGCCGGTGTTCGGCTACATCGGCGTGATTGACGAGCGATTGGATTACGGCTTGATCGAAGCACTGGCGACGCAGTTCCCCGAAGGATCGGTCGTGATGGCCGGACCGCTCGCCAAGGTGGAGCGTGCCGAACTGCCGGACCGGCCCAACATCCACTGGCTGGGCCAGCAGGACTACATGGCGCTGCCAGCCCTGGTGAAGGGATTCGACGTGTGCCTGATGCCGTTTGCGCTCAACCAAGCCACGCGGTTCATCAACCCGACCAAGACGCTCGAGTACATGGCGGCCGGCAAGCCGGTGGTGTCCACCGCGATCGCCGACGTTGTGCGCAACTTCACCCCGGTGGTGGCCGTGGGTGACACCGCGGCGGACTTCCTGGATGCCGCGGCGCAGGCAGCGCACGCGCCGGATCCCGTGCTGCTTCGCCAGGGCATCGCGCGGGCGACGGACGCGTCATGGGATGCGACGGTGGCGGCGATGCGCGGCGAACTGCTCGACGCCGTACGGCCGGTACGCATCACCGCGTCGGCGGGTGCAGCGTGA
- the kaiC gene encoding circadian clock protein KaiC, with protein sequence MSAESRSIPPLLCKAQTGIAGFDELTGGGLPVGRTTLLLGGPGSGKTIFSLGFLAHGCRQCGEPGIFVAFEETADRIVANARGFGWDLGALPPEQLYFLDRVPSADAVHAGAFDLTGMLAGLGAQASAMGARRIVFDALDILLDLLPDDASRRREVYRVHEWLIARGLTALITAKASGDHAGAVDGNSFGFMQFMVDCTVVLNHSVEHGVSQRNLRVLKYRGSAFNENESPFVIGADGFDVAISRLLGGSDADHTNERVTTGIERLDTMLDGGYYRGASVLITGFPGTAKTTLSGSFAEAACERGEQTLFVSFDSDGTEVVRNLESVGIQLGPHVHSGVLRMVSARTINGSAESLLVRIKAIAKEHKARCLVIDPVSTLSRAGNEMTAHGVAERLIDWTKSDGITMVCTSLLDEMAGPHNGGTPLQVSTLADTWIHLSYLVQAGERNRGLSIIKSRGTSHSNQVRELILSSTGVTLADIYTAGGEVLMGTMRWEKESAARAARELADVQGRLKRVQLDAEEAELEVRLRSLQTVLAAKQAEKALLTRTTETRESELKGGHTMLRELRGADAAVEPS encoded by the coding sequence ATGTCTGCTGAATCCCGATCCATCCCCCCCCTGCTGTGCAAGGCACAGACCGGCATTGCCGGATTCGACGAGTTGACCGGTGGGGGACTTCCGGTTGGCCGGACCACCCTGCTTCTGGGCGGACCTGGCTCGGGCAAGACCATCTTCTCGCTGGGGTTCCTTGCCCATGGGTGCCGGCAGTGCGGGGAGCCGGGGATCTTCGTCGCGTTCGAGGAAACCGCGGATCGCATCGTGGCCAACGCACGCGGCTTCGGCTGGGACCTGGGTGCATTGCCACCGGAGCAGCTCTATTTCCTCGACCGCGTTCCCAGCGCGGATGCCGTGCACGCGGGCGCCTTCGACCTGACCGGCATGCTCGCCGGGCTGGGCGCGCAGGCTTCGGCGATGGGCGCACGGCGGATCGTGTTCGATGCGCTGGACATCCTGCTGGACCTGCTGCCCGACGACGCCAGCCGGCGCCGGGAAGTCTATCGGGTGCACGAATGGCTGATCGCGCGTGGCCTGACCGCGCTGATCACCGCCAAGGCCTCCGGCGACCACGCCGGTGCCGTCGACGGGAACAGCTTCGGCTTCATGCAGTTCATGGTCGACTGCACGGTCGTGCTCAACCACTCGGTCGAGCATGGCGTGTCGCAGCGCAACCTGCGCGTGCTCAAGTATCGCGGCTCGGCCTTCAACGAGAACGAGTCGCCGTTCGTGATCGGCGCCGATGGCTTCGACGTGGCCATATCCCGGCTGCTGGGCGGCAGCGACGCCGATCACACCAACGAACGGGTGACCACCGGCATCGAACGGCTCGACACGATGCTCGACGGTGGCTATTACCGCGGGGCCAGCGTGCTGATCACCGGTTTTCCCGGTACGGCCAAGACCACCCTGAGCGGCTCGTTCGCCGAAGCAGCCTGCGAGCGCGGCGAGCAGACCCTGTTCGTCAGCTTCGATTCCGACGGCACCGAAGTCGTGCGCAACCTCGAGTCGGTCGGCATCCAGCTCGGGCCACACGTGCACAGCGGCGTGCTGCGCATGGTGTCGGCGCGCACCATCAACGGCAGCGCGGAAAGCCTCCTGGTGCGCATCAAGGCGATCGCCAAGGAGCACAAGGCGCGTTGCCTGGTGATCGATCCGGTCTCGACGCTGTCCAGGGCCGGCAACGAGATGACCGCGCACGGCGTCGCCGAACGGCTGATCGACTGGACCAAGTCTGATGGCATCACCATGGTGTGCACCTCGCTGCTCGACGAGATGGCCGGCCCGCACAACGGCGGTACGCCGTTGCAGGTCTCGACCCTGGCCGACACATGGATCCACCTGAGCTACCTGGTCCAGGCCGGTGAACGCAATCGCGGCTTGTCGATCATCAAGTCGCGTGGCACGTCGCACTCCAACCAGGTGCGCGAACTGATCCTCAGCAGCACGGGCGTGACCCTGGCCGACATCTACACCGCAGGCGGCGAAGTGCTGATGGGCACCATGCGCTGGGAAAAGGAGAGCGCGGCGCGGGCCGCCCGGGAACTGGCCGATGTCCAGGGCCGGCTCAAGCGCGTCCAGCTCGACGCCGAGGAAGCGGAGCTGGAAGTCCGCCTGCGGTCCCTGCAGACCGTACTCGCGGCCAAGCAGGCCGAAAAAGCGTTGCTGACGCGGACCACCGAAACCCGCGAGAGCGAACTCAAGGGCGGCCACACGATGCTGCGCGAGCTGCGTGGCGCCGACGCTGCGGTCGAGCCCTCCTGA
- the glf gene encoding UDP-galactopyranose mutase — MKTDVLVVGAGFSGAVVARQLADEGLQVLVIDKRDHIGGNAHDRSDAHGVLVHPYGPHIFHTNSARIFDYLSQFTEWRPYEHRVLASVDGQLVPLPINIDTVNRLYGMSLDEHTIQAFYDHVREPRDTIATSEDVVVDAVGRDLYAKFFQGYTRKQWGLDPSELSASVAARVPARTNHDDRYFTDRYQAMPRDGYTAMFERLLKHPGIHVEAGVDYFEQRARLLARHVVYTGPIDAYFDHCYGRLPYRSLRFEHQHLAATARYQAVGTVNYPNDHAYTRITEFRHITGQEHAGTSIVREYPQDEGEPYYPVPRPENERLFKRYEALARNEAGTTFVGRLAQYRYYNMDQCVGAALKAAEYVLARLDYRSASSEPTAGRLQAASRQGA, encoded by the coding sequence GTGAAAACCGATGTGCTGGTGGTAGGCGCCGGTTTTTCGGGTGCCGTGGTGGCGAGGCAATTGGCCGACGAAGGCCTGCAGGTGCTGGTCATCGACAAGCGCGACCATATCGGAGGCAACGCGCACGATCGAAGTGACGCCCATGGCGTGCTCGTTCACCCCTACGGGCCGCACATATTCCACACCAACAGCGCGCGCATCTTCGATTACCTCTCGCAGTTCACCGAGTGGCGTCCCTACGAGCACCGCGTGCTGGCAAGCGTGGATGGCCAGCTGGTGCCGCTGCCGATCAATATCGATACGGTCAACCGGCTGTACGGGATGTCCCTGGACGAACACACGATCCAGGCGTTCTATGACCACGTCCGCGAACCACGCGACACCATCGCCACCAGCGAGGACGTGGTGGTGGATGCGGTAGGGCGCGACCTGTACGCCAAGTTCTTCCAGGGCTATACCCGCAAGCAGTGGGGGCTGGATCCGTCGGAGTTGTCCGCATCGGTGGCGGCCCGGGTACCGGCGCGCACCAACCACGACGACCGCTACTTCACCGATCGCTACCAGGCGATGCCACGCGATGGGTACACGGCGATGTTCGAGCGCCTGCTCAAGCATCCCGGGATCCACGTCGAGGCTGGCGTCGACTACTTCGAGCAGCGCGCACGACTGCTGGCAAGGCACGTGGTGTACACCGGACCGATCGATGCGTACTTCGACCATTGCTACGGTCGGCTGCCATATCGCTCGCTGCGCTTCGAGCACCAGCACCTGGCGGCTACCGCGCGCTACCAGGCGGTGGGCACCGTGAATTACCCCAACGACCACGCCTATACGCGCATCACCGAGTTCAGGCATATCACCGGGCAGGAACACGCGGGCACGTCGATTGTGCGCGAGTACCCGCAGGACGAAGGCGAGCCGTATTACCCGGTACCGCGCCCGGAAAACGAGCGCCTGTTCAAACGTTACGAGGCGCTGGCACGCAATGAAGCGGGCACCACGTTCGTCGGCCGGCTGGCGCAGTACCGTTACTACAACATGGACCAGTGCGTGGGCGCGGCCCTGAAAGCCGCCGAGTACGTCCTGGCCAGGCTTGACTACCGCTCCGCGTCGTCGGAACCGACGGCGGGCAGGCTGCAGGCCGCCAGCAGGCAGGGCGCCTGA
- a CDS encoding circadian clock KaiB family protein yields the protein MDTAHFKFQLFVAENAANSVQALANLRAICRAHLPGRHEIEVVDVFVQPTRALAERIFMTPTLVILQPGAVRRVVGNLSETATVLQTLGLESSA from the coding sequence ATGGACACTGCCCACTTCAAGTTCCAGCTCTTCGTCGCCGAGAATGCGGCCAATTCGGTGCAGGCGTTGGCCAACCTGCGCGCCATCTGCCGGGCGCACCTGCCAGGCCGGCACGAGATCGAAGTGGTCGACGTGTTCGTCCAACCCACCCGCGCCCTGGCCGAACGGATTTTCATGACCCCGACCCTGGTCATCCTGCAGCCGGGAGCGGTCCGCCGGGTGGTGGGCAACCTCAGCGAGACGGCAACCGTGCTGCAGACACTGGGGCTCGAGTCGTCGGCGTGA